The genomic segment TAAGTGCTTCACAAGGTGGCATCATCAGGCGCACAAGTGGTGATTATATGGGAATGCTTGCTACCATCATCAATGGAGTAGCTATGCAAGAAGCACTAGAATATCATGGCATAAATGTAAGAGTGCAGAGTGCTTTAGAAATCAAAGAAGTGTGTGAAACCTATATTAACCGACGCGCAATGCGCCATTTAGAAAAAGGGCGTGTTGTGATTTTTGTTGCAGGGACAGGAAATCCTTTTTTTACAACAGATACCGCGGCTACTTTAAGAGCCGTTGAAATTGAAGCAGAAATGATTATCAAAGCTACAAAAGTTGATGGTGTTTATGATAAAGATCCAGTTAAATACCCCGATGCAACAATGCTTAAACACATTAGTTACGAACAAGCTTTAAAAGATAATATTAAAGTTATGGATGACACCGCTATTGCCCTAGCAAAAGATAATGCACTGCCAATTATCGTATGCAATATGTTTAAACAAGGCAATCTTTTAGCCATTTTAAAGCAAGAAGAAAGTGCTATTTACTCCCAAGTTTCAAATTAAAAAAGGATAAAAATGAGAATTGAACAAATCGCATCTAAAGCATTAGAAAAAGTTAATTTTGATAGATATTTACTTTCAAATATCATCTTTGCAAGAATCGACGAACTAAGCCGTGGCGCCAAACCATTGGTCAATAAAAATCCAAAAATTGATAAGCTTTCTGATATTGCTTTATTAGAGATTGCAGAAGGAAAGATTGGATTAGAAAGAGTAGAGGAAACACAAAACTAATCTTTGCATTTTTAATTTTTCTAAAATTAAGGTAAAAAGTGGAATTTCTTAAAAAAGTCGCTACTATTACAACACCGCAAAAAGCAATAGAATTGCTCTATAGTATGTTAGAAATTACTCCAAACATTGAGAAAGCTATTGCTTTTGCAACTGAGGCACACAAGAATCAAAAAAGACGCAGTGGTGAGCCTTATATCGTGCATCCATTACTAGTTTCCTGCATTGTTGCTCATTTTGGCGGTGATGAAGTGATGGTTTGCGCAGCACTTTTACACGATGTGGTAGAAGACACAGACTATACTTTAGAAGATGTTAAAAAAAATTATGGTGAAGATGTAGCTTCATTAGTCGATGGACTGACAAAAATCGTTGCTATTCGCGCAGAAGAACTCCCTGCTTCTCACTCCAATGAAAAATTAGTAGTTGCAGCTTTGAGCTTCCGCAAAATGCTAATTACTTCAGTTAAAGATGTGCGAGTTTTAGTTGTCAAACTATGCGATAGACTGCATAATATGCTAACTCTTGGGGCTTTACCGCCCAATAAACAACGCAGAATCTCAGAAGAAACCCTAGTTGTCTATGCTCCTATTGCCCATAGACTTGGAATCTCCACACTAAAAAATGAATTAGAAGATCGTAGTTTTTATTATATTTTTCCAGAAGAATATCGGAAAATTCAAGATTATTTTCTCAATCATAAGCAAGCTATTCAGCTTAAACTTAATGCTTTTATGCAAAAGGTCAAAAAAAGCTTGATTCAAAGTGGAGTGCCCGAGGGAGATTTCATTCTTCAAAGCCGAGTAAAGCGCCACTACTCTATCTATCTTAAGATGCAACGCAAAGGCATT from the Helicobacter colisuis genome contains:
- the pyrH gene encoding UMP kinase, translated to MAKRVLIKFSGEALAGESGFGIESGILDYIATELKALVDNGFQVGIVIGGGNFIRGVSASQGGIIRRTSGDYMGMLATIINGVAMQEALEYHGINVRVQSALEIKEVCETYINRRAMRHLEKGRVVIFVAGTGNPFFTTDTAATLRAVEIEAEMIIKATKVDGVYDKDPVKYPDATMLKHISYEQALKDNIKVMDDTAIALAKDNALPIIVCNMFKQGNLLAILKQEESAIYSQVSN
- a CDS encoding DNA-directed RNA polymerase subunit omega, whose amino-acid sequence is MRIEQIASKALEKVNFDRYLLSNIIFARIDELSRGAKPLVNKNPKIDKLSDIALLEIAEGKIGLERVEETQN